The proteins below come from a single Cannabis sativa cultivar Pink pepper isolate KNU-18-1 chromosome 3, ASM2916894v1, whole genome shotgun sequence genomic window:
- the LOC115711045 gene encoding uncharacterized protein LOC115711045, whose amino-acid sequence MVEEMQDYEQLIEGAWGLEAEDLAWKTLWKIKVLPKVLHLIWKALSGCLPTKTQLQSKHIFVGLECPFCNNAAETIEHVLLFCNFSTSCWIRSGWGSAPTQNASFVDWFTALVSRQKPEIIEEGVMMCWSIWKTRNDVVWNQKNCSAADVVCTARLILAQWKYAQSRKFDPLHVPAGTFEGSERWSKPDANKLKINVNGAVFAAENAYGSGIVVRDDGGRLIEAVASYVIGGTQPELAEIMGIKEALSWVKRKGIQDVVIESDSLLSIQALESSIRMPSVFGLMVVECQTLLLSLVNVKICFVKRSANRVAHCIARNSCFWSGCNFVEGTAPAALQTLILADLAV is encoded by the exons ATGGTGGAAGAGATG CAAGATTATGAGCAATTAATTGAAGGTGCGTGGGGATTGGAAGCTGAGGACTTAGCTTGGAAGACCCTTTGGAAAATCAAAGTTCTACCTAAGGTTCTTCACCTAATTTGGAAGGCTCTCTCTGGGTGCTTACCAACCAAAACACAGTTACAATCCAAACATATTTTCGTGGGGCTGGAGTGTCCTTTTTGTAACAATGCAGCAGAGACAATTGAGCATGTGTTATTGTTCTGCAACTTCAGTACCTCCTGTTGGATTCGGTCTGGGTGGGGAAGTGCACCAACACAGAATGCCAGCTTTGTGGACTGGTTTACTGCTCTAGTCAGTCGGCAAAAACCAGAAATAATTGAGGAGGGAGTTATGATGTGTTGGTCTATTTGGAAGACCCGCAACGATGTCGTTTGGAACCAAAAAAACTGTTCTGCAGCTGATGTAGTGTGTACCGCGAGATTAATTCTTGCTCAATGGAAGTACGCTCAATCAAGGaaatttgatccccttcatgtGCCTGCTGGTACTTTTGAAGGAAGCGAGCGTTGGTCAAAACCGGATGCAAATAAGCTTAAGATTAATGTCAACGGGGCCGTGTTTGCTGCTGAAAATGCTTATGGTTCAGGTATTGTTGTTCGTGATGATGGTGGACGGTTGATTGAGGCTGTTGCAAGCTATGTAATTGGGGGTACTCAACCGGAATTGGCCGAGATAATGGGGATTAAGGAAGCACTCAGTTGGGTCAAGAGGAAAGGTATTCAAGATGTTGTCATTGAATCCGATAGCCTACTTTCGATCCAAGCGTTGGAAAGTTCTATTCGAATGCCTTCGGTGTTTGGTTTAATGGTTGTTGAGTGTCAAACTCTTTTACTTTCTCTTGTCAATGTTAAAATTTGTTTTGTTAAGCGATCTGCTAACAGAGTTGCACATTGCATTGCCCGCAACTCTTGTTTTTGGTCAGGTTGTAATTTTGTAGAAGGGACAGCGCCTGCTGCTCTTCAAACTCTTATTCTTGCCGATTTGGCAGTTTAA
- the LOC133035882 gene encoding uncharacterized protein LOC133035882, whose translation MKEIKDINEGAYNWLATKQKSEWTKAYFKEGVKCDMLLNNMCESFNMAIMDGRDKPIVTLLETIRGWLMSTFTKRKEGIQKWKHGVHNNIAKLVAKNAEIGRKCSVTRANAVLFEVKMSEAGAFMVDLDKHECTCRRFQLTGIPCGHALAVIWFCGHNEWGYIHRYYKVEAYGAAYAGTISPMPSPDKWPNKGLNPIFPPCEHNLPGRPKKKRRRGADEKDPPAAATVRKASRVGTVMHCSKCRKTGHTAPRCKEPVPDVPNEAPKNKGGRPPIQNPSAATLKRRQRKDNQLAKEARKRGEGSSSQRRG comes from the exons ATGAAAGAAATTAAGGATATAAATGAAGGAGCTTACAATTGGTTAGCAACCAAACAAAAGTCAGAGTGGACAAAGGCATACTTCAAGGAAGGTGTTAAATGTGACATGTTATTGAACAACATGTGTGAAAGCTTCAATATGGCCATTATGGATGGAAGGGACAAGCCCATTGTCACACTGTTGGAGACAATCAGAGGTTGGTTAATGTCTACTTTTACAAAGAGAAAGGAAGGCATACAAAAGTGGAAGCATGGAGTGCACAACAACATAGCAAAGCTTGTAGCAAAAAATGCTGAAATTGGTAGGAAGTGCTCTGTCACAAGAGCAAATGCTGTTTTATTTGAAGTTAAAATGTCAGAAGCTGGTGCCTTTATGGTTGATTTGGACAAACATGAGTGCACATGCAGAAGGTTCCAGCTCACTGGAATTCCTTGTGGTCATGCCTTGGCAGTCATTTGGTTTTGTGGCCATAATGAATGGGGTTACATACATAGGTACTACAAAGTTGAAGCTTATGGAGCAGCATATGCAGGCACAATTTCCCCCATGCCTAGCCCTGACAAGTGGCCAAACAAGGGCCTTAACCCTATATTCCCTCCCTGTGAGCATAACCTTCCTGGCAGGCcaaaaaagaaaaggagaagGGGTGCTGATGAAAAAGATCCACCTGCAGCTGCCACAGTTAGAAAAGCCAGCAGAGTTGGAACTGTCATGCATTGTTCTAAATGCAGAAAAACTGGACACACAGCCCCAAGATGCAAGGAACCTGTACCAGATGTGCCAAACgag GCTCCAAAGAATAAAGGAGGTAGGCCACCAATTCAAAATCCATCTGCTGCAACACTCAAGAGGAGGCAGAGAAAGGACAACCAACTTGCTAAAGAGGCTAGGAAGAGGGGTGAAGGTTCAAGTTCCCAGCGTCGGGGTTGA